CGCTGTCGTAACCGTGACGGCCGAAGCTGGCGCTCAGGCCGGCAAGCCATTGGTCGAGCTGCGGGTTGCCCGCGTGGACGGTTGCGGCGAGGTCGTTGTGTACCTCGAATTGCCGGTCCTGCAGCAGCACGGCGGCAAAGGCGCTCGAGATCGACGTGGCCAGCTGGCGCATCAGGTTCTTGCCCTGGTAGCCGTGGCCGAAATACTCGTCGCCGAGCTCGCTGTAGGTCAGCCCGGCAACCGGCAGCACGACCAGCACCGCGAACAGCCCCTGCAGCGCGAGGCCGTACATCAGCCAGTGGGTATCGACGCCGGGCGGCATCAGCGAATACCACCAGCAGACGCCGGCCATGATCAGCGTGCCGGCGAGCATCATCGGTTTCTTGTTCTGCAGCTTGCGGCTGAAGCGGATGTAGAAATACACGGCGGCAAAGGTGGCGACGCCGGCAAAGCTGTCGAGCCAGCCGACCGCGATCAGCGGGATGCCGAGCCCCCGTTCGGCGTAGATCGGAAACAGGTAGCCGCTGAAATTCTTGATTGCGTAATAGAGGAAATACAGCCCGAGCCCGGTCAGGTAGACCGGACTGGCCAGTGCGCGCAGGTGCAGGATGGGCCGCGGATGGCGCCACTGGTGCAACAGGAAGGCGAGCAGCAGCACCGTGCCGCCGCTGGCAAGCAGGGCGAGCCGGTACGGGTGCGAGAAGACGTCGTAGCGGGTGTCGCTGAGCATCAGCTGCAGGCACAGCACCGCCGCGCCGAACAGCAGCAGGCCGCCGATGGCCAGCGGTTCCCGCTCGTGGCTCGTTCCCGCGTCGGGCAGCAGGCACCATGCGCCGAACAGCGCGAGCAGCGCCGGTGGCAATGCACCGTAGAACACGAGATGCCAGCTGCCGCTGTCGACCAGGGTGGCGGCCAGCAGCGGGGCGATGCTCGACGCGCTGAAGATCCCGTACATGAAGTACTTGACCGCCAGCGCACGTTCCTGCCCCTTGAACATCAGCGGGATCAGCACGCGCGTGCTGGTGAAGAAAGCACCGCCGCCGAGGCCCTGGACGAAGCGGAACAGCGTCAGTTCGCCAAGGCTGGCCGATTGCGAGCAGCCGACGGTGCCGATGATGAACAGCGTCAGTGCGCCGCACAGGTAGCGGCGGTAGCCGAAGCGCCGTGCCGACCACTGCTGCTTGACGATCATCAGCAGGCTGCCGATTGCATACGCGGCCTGCGCCTGCGCAAATTCGCGCGGCGCGGCGCCCACGCCGCCCATGATGTGGCTGGCGGCGAAGACGAACATCACGTTCTCGAGAAACTCGACCCCGGTGATCAGGCCGAGCAGCGCCATCAGCAGCCGCTTCTTGCCGGCCCGGTAGCGCGCGTGCAGGCGCAGGTTCACGGTTGCGACAGCCCCCGGTCGATGCTGCCGAGCGCGGAGAGCAACCCCGGCTGCAACGGGGACGGCACCAGCGCCCAGCAAGCTTCATAGGCAGCATGGACCGCCGGTACGGCACTTTTCTGCAGGTCTCTGCCGGCTGCAGTAATGTTCAGTTCAAGCCCACGGCGGTCGGTGACCGAAGGCGCGCGCTCGAGCAGCCCGCGTTTTTCCAGCGCGTCGAGCAGCCGGGTGATCTGGGTGCGCGTGGCATCGAGCGTAATGCTGAGTTCGGTCGGCCGCATCGGCTCGTCGGCGTTGCTCGCGAGCAGCGCCAGTGCGAGGTACTCGCGCATGTCGAGTCCGAATGGCGCGAGCGCGGCGTTGATCCGGTTTTCGAGCAGGTGGGCGGCACGGAACAGCCGGCGCGATGCGATGATCGCATCGCGTGGCGCATCCGGGTTGGCTGCGCAGATGCGCGCGATGCGTGCTTCGAATTCCATGGTCCCTCCTTATTTAGTACTTAACTGAAATATATCATATGAAATAAAATGATGCGCCGTTGCCGTGATGATTGTGGAAAACCGCCGTTTCACCATTGCCGGCAGTTTGCTACCCTGCCGGGTTTGCTTCGATGATGGTCGTGTGCTCCGGCGTCGCCGGGCGTGTTCAATCTCTATAGAACCCACAATATGCAAGAACACCAAACTCACGCCGCCGACGGCGGCGCGCCCACCTTGCGGCGCAGCCTCAAGGCGCGCCACCTGACGATGATCGCCATCGGCGGCTCGATCGGGACCGGGCTCTTCGTCGCGTCCGGTGCTACCGTGTCGCAGGCCGGCCCGGGCGGCGCGCTCGCCGCCTACGCGCTGATCGGCCTGATGGTCTACTTCCTGATGACCAGCCTGGGCGAGCTGGCGGCTTACATGCCGGTAGCCGGGTCGTTCTCGACCTATGGCGCCAAGTACGTCGACGAAGGCTTCGGCTTCGCGCTGGGCTGGAACTACTGGTACAACTGGGCGGTGACGATCGCGGTCGAGCTCGCCGCGGCGCAGCTCGTGATGCACTACTGGTTTCCGGACGTACCGGGCATCTACTGGAGTGCGCTGTTTCTCGGGCTGATGTTCCTGCTCAACTACATCTCGGTGAAGGGCTTCGGCGAGGCCGAGTACTGGTTTGCGCTGATCAAGGTGATCACCGTGCTGGTGTTTATCGGCGTGGGGCTGGCGATGATCTTCGGCATCCTCAAGGGCGGGGCGCAGCAGAGCTTCGGCAACTTCACCACCGGGGATGCGCCGTTCGTCGGCGGCTTCCCGGCCATGCTCGGCGTGGCGATGATCGCCGGTTTCTCGTTCCAGGGAACCGAGCTGATCGGCGTGGCCGCCGGCGAGTCGGAAAACCCGCGCCGCAACATCCCGCGCGCGGTCAAGCAGGTGTTCTGGCGCATCCTGCTGTTCTACGTGCTGGCGATCTTCCTGATCGGCGTGCTGATTCCGTATACCGACCCGAGCCTGCTGAAGAACGACGTCGCCGACATCGGAGTCTCGCCGTTCACGCTGGTGTTCCAGCACGCCGGGCTGGCCTTTGCCGCCGGGGTGATGAATGCGGTGATCCTGACCGCGGTGCTGTCGGCCGGCAACTCGGGCATGTATGCGTCGACACGGATGCTCTACAACCTCGCCACCGAAGGCAAGGCACCGAAGCTGTTCGCACGGTTGTCGAAGAACGGCGTGCCGCGCAACGCGCTGTATGCAACGACCGCCGTCGGCGCGCTGTGCTTCCTGACCTCGCTGTACGGTGACAAGGAGGTCTACCTCTGGCTGCTGAACACCTCGGGCATGACCGGCTTCATCGCCTGGCTCGGTATCGCGATCAGCCATTACCGTTTCCGCAAGGGTTTTGTCGCGCAGGGGCATTCGCTTGAGGACCTGCCGTACAAATCCAGCTTCTTCCCGCTGGGGCCGATGTTCGCCTTCGCGCTGTGCATGGTGATCATGCTGGGGCAGAACTACCAGGCCTTCCTGCTCGACCGGATCGACTGGGTCGGCGTGGTGGCAACCTACATCGGCATCCCGCTGTTCCTGGCAATCTGGTGGGGCTACAGGATCAAGAACAAGAGCCGTCTGGTGGCCTATGCCGACATGGACTTCCCGCACGAATCGGGCAGCGACAAGCGCTGAGTTACCCGACTGATGAAAAGCCGACCCTGTAAAAGGGTCGGCTTTTTTTCGTCCTGGCTTGCGAGGTTGCTCCGGGTGGTCAGGTCCGGTGCGCTGGCGAACCGAAATGATCCCCGTTACCTAGGCGGCTTCAGGGGTGAGAAAGGATGTGCTCTACTTGCGAGCGCCCAGCCGCGCGGCCCTGCGTTCTGTGCGCCACCGGGCCTGGCTACGCCGGGCGGCAATGATGGCGCGGACGGGCAACAAAAAAGGCACCCGAAGGTGCCTTTTTCATGGAGCCGGAGCCGGGCGATTACTGCTCGCCGACGACGGTTACCTTCACTTCGACCACGACATCGTGGTGCAGCGCGAGGGCAATGTCGTACTCGCCGATGGCCTTGAACGGGCCTTCCGGCAGGCGGACTTCCGACTTCTTCACGTCGATGCCGTTGCTGGTGAATGCTTCGGCGATGTCGGCGGTCGTCACCGAGCCGAACAGGCGGCCGTCAACACCAGCCTTCTGGCTGATGGTGACCACGGCGCCTTCGAGCTGAGCGGCACGCGACTGGGCACCGGCGAGGATGTCAGCCTGGCGGGCTTCGAGTTCGGCGCGGCGCGCTTCGAATTCAGCCAGGTTGGCATCGTTGGCACGCTTGGCCTTGCCTTGCGGGATCAGGAAGTTACGTGCGTAACCGTCCTTGACCTTGACCACGTCGCCGAGGCCACCGAGGTTTGCGACTTTTTCGAGCAGAATGATTTGCATGTCAGTTTCTCCTCGAATCAGTGCAGATCGGTAAACGGCAGCAGGGCAAGCAGACGAGCGCGCTTGATCGCGGTCGACAGCTGGCGCTGGTACTTGGCCTTGGTGCCGGTGATGCGGGCCGGGATGATCTTGCCGTTTTCGGCAATGAAATCCTTCAGGATGGCGATATCTTTGTAGTCGATATGCTTGATGCCTTCGGCGGTGAAGCGGCAGAATTTTTTCCGCTTAAACAGATGACGGGACATTGTTAATTCCTCAATTCAGCAATTCAAATTCGTTGATGTGCAAAACAAGACGTCGGCGCTGTCGCTGTCCGGCCGCGGCAAAGAAGCCGCGAACCTTGAGCTGCTGGCCGGTCGTGAGCCGGCTGATCGCCTGGCCGGTCGGGCCGACTGCCACCGCTTCCACTTCGACGATGACCTGGCGAAGCTTGCCGTTTTCCTGCTGGCTGGATTCATGACTGATGACGCAGTGCTGAACCGGAATGCCTGCAGGGGTGTAGCGCAGAGCGGGTAGTTCGATCAGCGTGCCGCCGAGAACCGCCTTGTTGCGATCAGGCACTTAGGCAGCAGCCTGGCCTTCCTGTGCTTGCGCGCCGCCGGTCAGCGACTTCGACTTCTCTTCCTTCATCATCGGCGACGGTTCGGTTACGGCGTGATCCATCTTGATGGTGAGGTGACGCAGCACTGCATCGTTGAACTTGAACGCGTGTTCGAGCTCGTCCAGGGTTTCCTGGCCGATTTCGACGTTCATCAGTACGTAGTGAGCCTTGTGGATCTTCTGGATCGGGTAGGTCAGCTGGCGACGGCCCCAGTCTTCCAGGCGATGAACGGTGCCGTTACCGGTAGCGATCAGGCTCTTGTAGCGCTCGACCATCGCGGGCACTTGCTCGCTCTGGTCCGGGTGCACGATAAAGACGATTTCGTAATGTCGCATGTGTGCTCCTTATGGATAAAAGCCTGCCGTCAGCGACGCCGGTCAGGCAAGGGGTAACAGGCGATTATAATCGGCCTGCCCGTTTCATTCAAGCCGGTGCTCAGCGCTCGACCTGGTCGATCTTGCCGCTGACGGCTGCCCAGGTTTCGTGGTCGGGCAGCGGGTCCTTCTTTTCGACGATGGCGGGCCATTGCTGCGAGAGCTCGGCGTTCAGCGCGATGTAGTCCTGCATGTCGGCCGGGACGTCGTCCTCGGCGTAGATCGCCTCGACCGGGCATTCGGCGACGCACAGCGTGCAGTCGATGCATTCGTCCGGGTCGATCACCAGGAAATTCGGGCCTTCGCGGAAGCAGTCCACCGGGCAGACGTCGACGCAGTCGGTGTACTTGCACTTCACACAGGCGTCGGTGACAACGTAGGTCATGATTTTTGTCCTTTTCTTGATGCGAGACGGTCGTCAGAATATCGCGATATTACCAAAGCCCTTTCCGGGCTGAGTGACGGCGTGGCTATTTCCAAAGAATCCGGGGTGCTAACTTCGCCGGCCTATCGT
This window of the Jeongeupia sp. USM3 genome carries:
- a CDS encoding MFS transporter — encoded protein: MNLRLHARYRAGKKRLLMALLGLITGVEFLENVMFVFAASHIMGGVGAAPREFAQAQAAYAIGSLLMIVKQQWSARRFGYRRYLCGALTLFIIGTVGCSQSASLGELTLFRFVQGLGGGAFFTSTRVLIPLMFKGQERALAVKYFMYGIFSASSIAPLLAATLVDSGSWHLVFYGALPPALLALFGAWCLLPDAGTSHEREPLAIGGLLLFGAAVLCLQLMLSDTRYDVFSHPYRLALLASGGTVLLLAFLLHQWRHPRPILHLRALASPVYLTGLGLYFLYYAIKNFSGYLFPIYAERGLGIPLIAVGWLDSFAGVATFAAVYFYIRFSRKLQNKKPMMLAGTLIMAGVCWWYSLMPPGVDTHWLMYGLALQGLFAVLVVLPVAGLTYSELGDEYFGHGYQGKNLMRQLATSISSAFAAVLLQDRQFEVHNDLAATVHAGNPQLDQWLAGLSASFGRHGYDSAQATAAAHGVLEQLIAQQSQLLACESLYRYLAGFTLVTGLVIAVQRRLR
- a CDS encoding MarR family winged helix-turn-helix transcriptional regulator, which codes for MEFEARIARICAANPDAPRDAIIASRRLFRAAHLLENRINAALAPFGLDMREYLALALLASNADEPMRPTELSITLDATRTQITRLLDALEKRGLLERAPSVTDRRGLELNITAAGRDLQKSAVPAVHAAYEACWALVPSPLQPGLLSALGSIDRGLSQP
- a CDS encoding amino acid permease, with the protein product MQEHQTHAADGGAPTLRRSLKARHLTMIAIGGSIGTGLFVASGATVSQAGPGGALAAYALIGLMVYFLMTSLGELAAYMPVAGSFSTYGAKYVDEGFGFALGWNYWYNWAVTIAVELAAAQLVMHYWFPDVPGIYWSALFLGLMFLLNYISVKGFGEAEYWFALIKVITVLVFIGVGLAMIFGILKGGAQQSFGNFTTGDAPFVGGFPAMLGVAMIAGFSFQGTELIGVAAGESENPRRNIPRAVKQVFWRILLFYVLAIFLIGVLIPYTDPSLLKNDVADIGVSPFTLVFQHAGLAFAAGVMNAVILTAVLSAGNSGMYASTRMLYNLATEGKAPKLFARLSKNGVPRNALYATTAVGALCFLTSLYGDKEVYLWLLNTSGMTGFIAWLGIAISHYRFRKGFVAQGHSLEDLPYKSSFFPLGPMFAFALCMVIMLGQNYQAFLLDRIDWVGVVATYIGIPLFLAIWWGYRIKNKSRLVAYADMDFPHESGSDKR
- the rplI gene encoding 50S ribosomal protein L9, whose product is MQIILLEKVANLGGLGDVVKVKDGYARNFLIPQGKAKRANDANLAEFEARRAELEARQADILAGAQSRAAQLEGAVVTISQKAGVDGRLFGSVTTADIAEAFTSNGIDVKKSEVRLPEGPFKAIGEYDIALALHHDVVVEVKVTVVGEQ
- the rpsR gene encoding 30S ribosomal protein S18; this encodes MSRHLFKRKKFCRFTAEGIKHIDYKDIAILKDFIAENGKIIPARITGTKAKYQRQLSTAIKRARLLALLPFTDLH
- the priB gene encoding primosomal replication protein N, which translates into the protein MPDRNKAVLGGTLIELPALRYTPAGIPVQHCVISHESSQQENGKLRQVIVEVEAVAVGPTGQAISRLTTGQQLKVRGFFAAAGQRQRRRLVLHINEFELLN
- the rpsF gene encoding 30S ribosomal protein S6; this translates as MRHYEIVFIVHPDQSEQVPAMVERYKSLIATGNGTVHRLEDWGRRQLTYPIQKIHKAHYVLMNVEIGQETLDELEHAFKFNDAVLRHLTIKMDHAVTEPSPMMKEEKSKSLTGGAQAQEGQAAA
- the fdxA gene encoding ferredoxin FdxA; translation: MTYVVTDACVKCKYTDCVDVCPVDCFREGPNFLVIDPDECIDCTLCVAECPVEAIYAEDDVPADMQDYIALNAELSQQWPAIVEKKDPLPDHETWAAVSGKIDQVER